Proteins encoded within one genomic window of Pectobacterium araliae:
- the brnQ gene encoding branched-chain amino acid transport system II carrier protein, which produces MSHRLTSKDIVALGFMTFALFVGAGNIIFPPMVGLQAGEHVWTAAVGFLLTAVGLPVLTVIALARVGGGVDALSSPIGKKAGVVLATVCYLAVGPLFATPRTATVSFEVGLVPLVGNGASPLLIYSLIYFAIVIGISLYPGKLLDTVGHVLAPLKIIALAVLGIAAMLWPAGTRIPATEAYEHLPFSNGFVNGYLTMDTLGAMVFGIVIVNAARSRGVTSSVLLTRYTVWAGLIAGIGLTLVYLSLFQLGSVSGELVPQALNGAEILHAYVQHTFGSMGSSFLALLIFIACLVTAVGLTCACAEFFAQYLPLSYRTLVFVLGTFSMVVSNLGLSHLIQLSIPVLTAIYPPCIILVLLSFTLRWWNSASRIVAPVMLVSLLFGMIDGIKSSAFKSLLPEWSLNLPLSEQGLAWLPPSLLVLLVAVIYDRLCGRQEVTVHQ; this is translated from the coding sequence ATGAGTCATCGTTTAACTTCCAAAGATATTGTGGCATTAGGTTTCATGACCTTTGCTTTATTCGTGGGGGCAGGAAATATTATTTTCCCGCCGATGGTGGGATTGCAGGCTGGAGAGCACGTTTGGACGGCGGCAGTTGGCTTCCTGTTGACGGCGGTGGGTCTACCTGTGTTGACCGTCATCGCGCTTGCTCGGGTTGGCGGCGGCGTCGATGCGCTAAGTTCGCCGATTGGTAAAAAGGCCGGTGTGGTCTTGGCTACCGTGTGTTATTTGGCTGTTGGGCCACTGTTCGCGACGCCGCGCACGGCAACCGTCTCATTTGAAGTCGGACTGGTTCCTTTGGTTGGCAATGGCGCTTCTCCTCTGTTGATTTATAGCCTGATTTATTTTGCTATCGTCATCGGGATTTCTCTGTATCCGGGCAAACTGCTGGATACGGTCGGCCATGTGCTGGCACCGTTGAAGATCATTGCTCTGGCCGTGTTGGGCATTGCCGCAATGCTGTGGCCTGCGGGGACGCGAATTCCTGCAACAGAAGCGTATGAGCATCTGCCGTTTTCCAATGGCTTCGTTAATGGCTATCTGACGATGGATACGCTGGGTGCGATGGTCTTTGGTATCGTGATCGTCAATGCGGCGCGCTCACGTGGCGTGACAAGTTCAGTGCTGCTGACGCGTTACACCGTGTGGGCTGGGTTAATTGCCGGCATTGGCCTGACACTGGTCTATTTGAGCCTGTTCCAGCTTGGTTCTGTCAGTGGTGAACTGGTGCCGCAGGCGCTGAACGGCGCGGAGATTCTCCATGCTTATGTGCAACACACGTTCGGCAGCATGGGGAGCAGCTTCCTGGCGTTATTAATCTTTATCGCGTGTCTGGTGACGGCGGTGGGGTTAACCTGTGCGTGTGCTGAATTCTTTGCACAATATCTGCCGTTGTCCTATCGCACGCTGGTATTTGTGTTAGGAACGTTCTCGATGGTGGTGTCCAACCTTGGCTTGAGCCATTTAATCCAACTTTCCATTCCTGTACTGACGGCGATTTACCCACCGTGTATCATTCTGGTTTTACTGAGTTTTACGCTGCGTTGGTGGAATAGTGCTTCACGTATTGTGGCTCCCGTCATGCTAGTCAGCCTGTTATTTGGCATGATTGATGGTATAAAATCATCGGCTTTCAAATCGCTGTTGCCAGAGTGGAGCCTTAATCTGCCACTGAGTGAGCAAGGATTGGCCTGGTTGCCACCGTCGCTGCTGGTTTTACTGGTTGCAGTGATTTACGACAGACTTTGTGGTCGTCAGGAAGTTACGGTACATCAATAA